In Microbacterium sp. SLBN-146, one genomic interval encodes:
- a CDS encoding ABC transporter permease yields MVRIILGRIGLAVPIFFVMTMLTFFLASLVPGDAATTILGENATPERIAALNEELGLNRPVFVQYLDWLGGLFRGDLGVSLYTGEPVTTTLSQRIGPTLSLAFLSTLFASIIGVTLGIFAAVRKGWAARVVDSISMLGVSLPNFWVGLLLISFFAGTLRLLPSVGYVAPQVSVSEWLLHLVMPVIALSFAGLALIAKQTRETVAEALSRDFMRFLQANGIPRRTLIYKYGLRYSAIPILSAISATFITQTAGTVVLESVFAIPGMGSLVARATLNHDLAVLQGAVLAFTIIILLANVITDILYSLLNPKVTALA; encoded by the coding sequence GTGGTACGGATAATCCTTGGACGCATCGGCCTCGCCGTGCCCATCTTCTTCGTGATGACGATGCTGACATTCTTCCTGGCATCGCTCGTCCCGGGGGACGCGGCGACGACGATTCTCGGTGAGAACGCGACTCCGGAGCGGATCGCGGCGCTGAACGAAGAGCTCGGACTCAACCGCCCGGTCTTCGTGCAGTACCTGGACTGGCTCGGCGGCCTCTTCCGGGGAGACCTCGGGGTGTCGCTCTACACGGGCGAACCGGTCACGACGACCCTCTCGCAGCGCATCGGCCCGACCCTCTCGCTCGCCTTCCTCTCGACGCTCTTCGCCTCGATCATCGGCGTCACGCTCGGTATCTTCGCGGCGGTCCGCAAGGGATGGGCGGCGCGCGTCGTCGACTCGATCTCGATGCTCGGTGTCTCGCTCCCGAACTTCTGGGTCGGTCTGCTCCTCATCTCCTTCTTCGCCGGGACGCTCCGACTCCTCCCCTCGGTCGGCTACGTCGCGCCGCAGGTGTCGGTCAGTGAATGGCTCCTCCACCTCGTGATGCCCGTCATCGCGCTGTCCTTCGCGGGGCTCGCCCTCATCGCCAAGCAGACGAGAGAGACCGTGGCCGAAGCTCTCAGCCGCGACTTCATGCGGTTCCTGCAGGCCAACGGGATTCCCCGGCGCACCCTGATCTACAAGTACGGACTGCGCTACTCGGCGATCCCGATCCTCTCGGCGATCTCCGCCACGTTCATCACTCAGACGGCGGGAACCGTCGTCCTCGAGTCGGTCTTCGCGATCCCCGGGATGGGCTCGCTCGTCGCGCGGGCCACGCTCAACCACGACCTCGCTGTCCTCCAGGGGGCTGTGCTGGCGTTCACGATCATCATCCTCCTGGCCAACGTCATCACCGACATCCTCTACTCGCTCCTCAACCCGAAGGTGACGGCCCTCGCATGA
- a CDS encoding Gfo/Idh/MocA family protein produces MNNQTIGVGIIGSGSVVQGIHLPTLARCGEEFAVRHIMDVDLDAARSVAGRVGARASGSVDELLSEPDVDVVAVCSPHAFHSDHVIAACRAGVSVVLCEKPFATTVAQAREMAQEAERSGTRIVVGAMHAFDPAWAFSRDRAGDVLDRATVIRSSIVLPFNDRYESWSTEVAQASPVPERDVSTPEARAAQITARILGLGIHDIPLVRSVLPDWRELEVASATILAPLGYAVTLRSGRRVVQLIGSFRDHGEPEWEFEAVASDASVHIAFAPSYVQAGSGTATVRRGATAEIFAGSARNGYEEEWRHVADLVREPRMPTRSLADLVDDLAFAIDVAERAGEHLRHAGATEGSSR; encoded by the coding sequence GTGAACAACCAGACCATCGGGGTCGGAATCATCGGCTCGGGATCCGTCGTCCAGGGCATTCACCTCCCCACCCTCGCGCGCTGCGGCGAGGAGTTCGCCGTCCGGCACATCATGGATGTCGACCTCGATGCCGCGCGGTCGGTGGCGGGTCGCGTCGGCGCGCGCGCGAGCGGCAGCGTCGATGAGCTCCTGTCAGAGCCCGACGTGGATGTCGTCGCGGTCTGCAGCCCGCACGCGTTCCACAGCGACCACGTGATCGCGGCGTGCCGCGCAGGAGTCTCCGTCGTCCTCTGCGAGAAGCCCTTCGCGACGACCGTGGCACAGGCGCGGGAGATGGCGCAGGAGGCGGAGCGGAGCGGCACGCGCATCGTCGTCGGAGCGATGCACGCGTTCGATCCCGCGTGGGCGTTCTCGCGCGACCGCGCCGGAGACGTGCTCGACCGGGCGACGGTCATCCGCTCGTCGATCGTCCTGCCGTTCAACGATCGCTACGAGAGCTGGTCGACAGAAGTCGCGCAGGCCTCTCCCGTGCCGGAGCGCGACGTGTCGACACCCGAGGCGAGAGCCGCCCAGATCACCGCGCGCATCCTCGGGCTCGGCATCCACGACATCCCGCTCGTGCGCAGTGTGCTCCCAGACTGGCGCGAGCTCGAGGTCGCATCCGCGACGATCCTCGCGCCGCTCGGGTACGCCGTGACGCTCCGGTCCGGACGCCGCGTCGTGCAGCTCATCGGATCGTTCCGAGACCACGGCGAGCCCGAGTGGGAGTTCGAGGCCGTGGCATCCGACGCCTCCGTGCACATCGCCTTCGCTCCGTCGTACGTGCAGGCGGGGTCGGGGACCGCGACGGTCCGCCGCGGCGCCACCGCCGAGATCTTCGCCGGCAGCGCGCGCAACGGGTACGAGGAAGAGTGGCGCCACGTCGCCGACCTCGTCCGGGAACCTCGGATGCCGACGAGGTCGCTGGCGGATCTCGTGGACGACCTCGCATTCGCGATCGACGTCGCCGAGCGGGCGGGCGAGCACCTGCGCCACGCGGGCGCGACGGAAGGATCGTCCCGATGA
- a CDS encoding CoA ester lyase has translation MIARSYLYVPANRPALYEKADAGRADAVILDLEDAVPLSEKAEARASVAEWLGVRGSGGKPIWVRVNAGDAERTLDLAALASVPVAGLVLAKADAAGLSRVRASRTDGVALSPLLETPAAVLDVAAIAASPDVAFIQIGEYDLAAEVGVEASDDESELLWARSQVVFASAARGIAAPVGPVSVEIADLVRFESTTRRLARLGFVGRACIHPAQVDVVNRVFTPDEESVRRAREAIALFDAAVAEGTGVVKDADGRLVDEATIRGSRAVLALASAGESAE, from the coding sequence ATGATCGCTCGCTCGTACCTGTACGTGCCCGCCAATCGCCCCGCGCTCTACGAGAAGGCGGATGCCGGGCGAGCAGATGCCGTCATCCTCGACCTGGAAGACGCCGTGCCGCTCTCCGAGAAGGCCGAAGCGCGTGCCTCGGTCGCGGAGTGGCTCGGCGTGAGGGGATCCGGCGGCAAGCCGATCTGGGTGAGGGTCAACGCGGGCGACGCCGAGCGGACCCTCGATCTCGCCGCTCTCGCCTCCGTTCCCGTCGCGGGGCTCGTGCTGGCGAAGGCGGATGCCGCGGGGTTGTCGCGCGTGCGCGCATCGCGGACAGACGGCGTCGCCCTGAGCCCTCTCCTCGAGACACCGGCCGCCGTGCTCGACGTCGCGGCGATCGCGGCCTCCCCCGACGTGGCGTTCATCCAGATCGGCGAGTACGACCTCGCCGCCGAGGTGGGCGTCGAGGCGTCCGACGACGAGTCGGAGCTCCTGTGGGCCCGATCACAGGTCGTCTTCGCGAGCGCGGCCAGGGGAATCGCGGCGCCTGTCGGCCCCGTGTCCGTCGAGATCGCCGATCTCGTTCGCTTCGAGTCGACGACCCGTCGCCTGGCCAGACTCGGGTTCGTCGGTCGCGCGTGTATCCATCCCGCGCAGGTCGACGTCGTCAATCGCGTCTTCACGCCCGACGAGGAGTCCGTCCGGCGTGCACGGGAGGCGATCGCGCTGTTCGATGCAGCCGTCGCGGAGGGGACTGGTGTCGTGAAGGATGCCGACGGCCGCCTCGTCGATGAGGCCACGATCCGCGGCAGCCGGGCCGTGCTCGCGCTCGCGTCCGCGGGGGAGTCCGCCGAGTAG